A segment of the Methylomonas paludis genome:
CAGTTTCTTGATACGAACTGTGCTAAACGGATGAGTAATCCCCAGCGGCTTAGCAAACGCATCAATCACATAAGCGGTCGCCAACAACGAAAAGTAAGGCAAGGACGGCACCCAGCGCTCTATACCGGCAACTTTGCAAACTGTTTCGACATAATCTTGAATTGATGGCCCAGGATTCATCGTCATATTAAACAGAATAACCCGCTCTCCCGTCGTACCTTGTCGTTGCAGAACCCACCAGATTGCATTACACAATTCTTTGACGTAAACGCCTGCCTTCCTTGTATCTCTGTTTCCCATGTAAATGAAATAGCGATGCAGAACCGCTTTAACCAAACGCGAAACATTACCGCCCTCACCAGGCCCAAACACCACACCGGGTCGGACAATAACCAGACGGCGGTTTTCTGAATCACCGTTTTGCCAGCACAAATGAATCTTTTCAGCGGCTAGTTTCGAACCACCATAGGCACTGACCGGCACTGGTACTGAGGACTCATCTTTCGTCAATTCCGAAGGGCCGTAAGGCGCAATACTGCTGGTAAAAACGATTTGCTTACAACCAACTTTTTCCGCCCATGCGCAAACGTTTTCAGCACCATGCAGGTTGGTTTCGTAATACTCAAAATCCTCATGTCCTGGCTCACGATGCACTGCAGCAAAGTTAGCCACCAATGTTACATCGCTAGGTAATGCCTGCGCATCAATCGGCTTGCGAACATCAAGCTCAACGTAATGAATTTTGTTTTGATCAAACGAAAAAAAAGGCCGGATAGGCCGTATGTCGGCCAGATAGACTTCATCAACCAACCCGTTGAGAATCAGGTATTCCGCAAAGTGGCTACCGATAAAACCTGTACCGCCAAATATCACGCACTTGCTTGACATCAATTATCACCTTTTGGTTTATTCCTGGTCGCAACCAGTACGTTTTCAATTAAACTATCAATACTGAATTTCGATTTAACAAACGCCTGTAATCGAATGCGTCGATCACTCTTAGATTCTGCAACTAGTGTAGGTCTGTAAGATTCAAAAAGACCAGCCAACTCGGCGACATCCCAGGTGTAGGCAACCTCGCCGGCACTAGCTTCTGTTACAAGAATGCCCAACTCGCTCCCTGGTTCGCAGATGGCAAAAACAGGCACGCCGGCGGCCAACAAATTAGGTAACTTAGATGGCAGCGATCCTTCAGATGTATCAAAGGCCTGTGGAATAATTTGCACATCAGAGCGAGCATAAAGCTCAGTCAAATGTTCAGCGGGAACCAAGTCGTGAAATTGCACTTTACACTTTGCTGAGCCTTGGTTATCAAGGCGCAAACGCTCAAATAGTGGGCCGGCAGAAAAAATATGGCAAGTTACATTAGACTGCGCACCTGCAATTTCATTCATAAATGCAAACAAACTATCAGGATTTTGCTTCTCGCCCAAGGCACCGGAATAAACAACATTGAAGGTATCAGGCAAAAGTACATTTGCCAGCGCGACACCGTCTTGCACTGCGCTCTGGATGGCTACAAACGGATAGCAAACAGTACAAATCTCCGTATTTAGCTGATACTCAATAATCGCTCGGTTTGCCATAGATGCTGAAGAAAATATCAACCGACTACACGCGCTGAAACATTTTTTTTCAACATAGTGAATTGCACCATTAATGAGCCGACTGATACGGCCACTCATTCTGGTGGCGTAAACCCCTTGTAGATCATGCACAATCCCCACTCGGCAAACGCTACGAGGCATCAACCAATCGAGCAGCATAAAAAATAAGCTAGGTGGGAATATAGGAATCACGATATCTGGCCGCGACTGAAGCTTGAAATAATTAGTCAATGCAAACCCTGCATACCATATTTCTAAAATTGCCCGGCGCAACATGGCAGAACGCGGGTAGTTAATCCAACCACCACCGCGTATTATGTTAACCCCAGGCAAAGTGGCATTGCTAATCTCGGCAACCCAGTTAGGATAAATGGGATGAGATGCAAATACGGTGACATCGTGCCCGGCCGCTACCAGTGCTTCTGCTAAATAAGTGTTGTATTTCCCGGTGGAAATTTGTTCGGGAAAGAAAAATGGCGAAAGTAACAGTACTTTCATTTTAATAATTCACGTTGCTTAAATGGCACACATGGATTGCCTAAACAAACCATGCCGGCAGGCATATCATTTCTGTTCATATATAGCTTCCTATTGTGGTTGATATGACGAGGTGAGTATTGTTTATAGATAGGCTCTGTCAGTAATGAGTGTTGGTTTTTTTCAACCGTTTGATCCGTGAAACGCAATTTATATTACTATAATCAGACATAAATACCAATGACATCCCAGGATTTTAAAACAACTTGGCCGCTACAACCAATTCAAATGTCTGATGTGTCAACACTTTTCCAGACACAAATTTAAGCAACTTTTTGCTGTAATTGGTGATCTAAGCGCGACACATAGCCGTAGACTGAATGTAAACGCTCCCGCTTGTAAAACACTTTAATCTATTCAAGCACAGCGTGTCTGGCGAGTGTGTTCAATGCCCAAAGCCGTGAATTTCGTGTCTTTGCTGGCGTGCTGTGCGGGGTTATAAGCCCAACATGAAAACGGCAGACGATAAGCTTAAGTGCTTGGTTTGCTGCTTGTTATCTGAAATACTAATCTAAATCCCCAAAAACATACGGCTGGTTTATTGATCAGTGCAAGCACTTCACTATAAATGGATACCATCGAGCTGTCTTCTTGTCAGGCAAATCCACAAACTATTCAATTGTATCGAATGCAATAAATTAAGACCCTATTGGATCGCAACTATTCTGTGTTCATTATCTCTTTAAAAAACAGGTGGTTGTATGATGTGCTAAACGTAGTGCAGCGCATTATTCGAAGCGAACTACTTGTTTAAAAAGGATCATCCAAAACTTATGCTGAATAATAAAAATTAATGGTATTGAACGGATTTACAGTCTGTTTATCTCAAGGATTTTTTAAAACATAGGATTATTGATTTGGTCAGCTTTATATCACAATCGGCAGCTTGGTTACTACTCTGAGCCGTGCCTGAAGATATCTGCGAGACTAAGCTCAACGGCGATGTGTGCATAGAAAATTATGAAGTTACTACTAGTCGGCCAATCTTATTTTGACGGAAACCGCGTTGGATGTGCTGAACGTAGTGATGAGCATCAATCGTGCACGACGGGCCTTCAGAGTCGGCACATCCTCTGGTGTTGCCGGCAAAGTAATGTTGGTCAAGCACTAGTTTGTTTACATGGTTCCGAATGCCGGACGTGATGTATCAGGAAGAAACTTAAGCAATCATTAGTCTCAATATATACGTCAATCACCTATTCCAGCCCCTTTATTGGTTACAGAGCTGGGTGCGGGCGAGGCGGCGGTAATTACTCCGGCTCGGACAGCTTCCCCTGGTATGGCTATCATTGATGAAAAGAGAGGCCGGCGGGATTGCCCGGAATGATTATGGATTTTCGGTAAAAGGTATAGGTGTCAACATTATGAATTAAGCCATCTACAGGTTGCCTATTTTTGGGGGTGATTATTGGTAAGTACGTAATTCTAATGATGACTATATTGTCTCGCCGAAACATCAGGCAAAAAAAGCCCCAC
Coding sequences within it:
- a CDS encoding NAD-dependent epimerase/dehydratase family protein, which gives rise to MSSKCVIFGGTGFIGSHFAEYLILNGLVDEVYLADIRPIRPFFSFDQNKIHYVELDVRKPIDAQALPSDVTLVANFAAVHREPGHEDFEYYETNLHGAENVCAWAEKVGCKQIVFTSSIAPYGPSELTKDESSVPVPVSAYGGSKLAAEKIHLCWQNGDSENRRLVIVRPGVVFGPGEGGNVSRLVKAVLHRYFIYMGNRDTRKAGVYVKELCNAIWWVLQRQGTTGERVILFNMTMNPGPSIQDYVETVCKVAGIERWVPSLPYFSLLATAYVIDAFAKPLGITHPFSTVRIKKLVNSNIIYPGYLVNNSYPYLYTLETAFADWKQSYPEEWS
- a CDS encoding glycosyltransferase family 4 protein translates to MKVLLLSPFFFPEQISTGKYNTYLAEALVAAGHDVTVFASHPIYPNWVAEISNATLPGVNIIRGGGWINYPRSAMLRRAILEIWYAGFALTNYFKLQSRPDIVIPIFPPSLFFMLLDWLMPRSVCRVGIVHDLQGVYATRMSGRISRLINGAIHYVEKKCFSACSRLIFSSASMANRAIIEYQLNTEICTVCYPFVAIQSAVQDGVALANVLLPDTFNVVYSGALGEKQNPDSLFAFMNEIAGAQSNVTCHIFSAGPLFERLRLDNQGSAKCKVQFHDLVPAEHLTELYARSDVQIIPQAFDTSEGSLPSKLPNLLAAGVPVFAICEPGSELGILVTEASAGEVAYTWDVAELAGLFESYRPTLVAESKSDRRIRLQAFVKSKFSIDSLIENVLVATRNKPKGDN